In Jeotgalibaca arthritidis, a single genomic region encodes these proteins:
- a CDS encoding hotdog family protein, with protein sequence MALEDIKIGKTIDEIEEGDSLSVTEVIELKDILLYLGLTNDNNPLYLQYDYTQLTKYKKPIVPAVLIIGILTSNVSKHLPGPGSNVVDVSLDILEPIHHSTTITFEFEVKRVDERREQVTIAVEGNSLSGDRLLEAELIVETPEKLIVSHPETIE encoded by the coding sequence ATGGCGTTGGAGGATATTAAAATCGGTAAAACGATTGATGAGATTGAAGAAGGGGATTCACTGAGTGTAACGGAAGTCATTGAATTGAAAGATATTTTACTCTATCTAGGATTGACAAATGACAACAATCCGCTCTATCTTCAATATGATTACACGCAATTGACAAAATATAAAAAACCAATTGTGCCAGCTGTCTTGATTATTGGAATTTTAACAAGTAATGTTTCCAAACATCTTCCAGGACCAGGTTCAAATGTGGTTGATGTCTCACTCGATATATTAGAACCCATCCACCATAGTACAACGATTACCTTTGAGTTTGAAGTAAAACGGGTAGATGAACGAAGAGAGCAAGTGACGATTGCGGTAGAAGGAAATTCACTTTCAGGTGATCGCTTGTTGGAAGCTGAATTAATTGTTGAGACACCGGAAAAACTGATTGTTTCACATCCGGAAACCATTGAATAA
- the polA gene encoding DNA polymerase I: protein MAEKKKLLLLDGSSLAFRSFYGLLDLNRFKNQNGLHTNALFAFNRFLDKLLETENPTHMLVAFDAGKTTFRTEAYKEYKGGRQSMPSELAEQWPYFKVLIDALGSKTYELVNYEADDIIGTYARQAEKQGFDVVIITGDKDLTQLASDQTRVDITVKGVSELKAYTPASIREEMGIEPLQIIDLKGLMGDTSDNYPGVRKVGEKTALKLIHEYGSVENLYDHIDDMKKSKMKENLIEDKDNAFLSKQLATIDVTTPVEMDLEELALSEKDHEKLVAFYREMNFNSFLDNLGHSEEDQSEAFKDIHYERVEDITDKHFSDKMGLYVEMLDDNYHYGKMIGVAWGDANHLYVAPIEHILESEAFKKWAADDSKEKLVYDAKRTIAMLHYGGISLRGVSFDVLLASYIINTNDSGSDIAAVAQEYNYTDVSFDETIYGKGAKLAVPEDESVLFEHLARKVQAILKLEEPLQIELEKNNQHDLYFDMELPLAKILAKMELRGIKVEPEKLEKMKVEFSKRLDEMEEAIYEEAGEPFNVNSPKQLSVILFEKMGLTPIKKTKTGFSTAVDVLEKLSATAPIAQMILDYRQLAKLQSTYVEGLLKFIKAETGKVHTRYVQTLTQTGRLSSTDPNLQNIPIRMEEGRKIRQAFVAEKEGWKIFASDYSQIELRVLAHISGDVHMKEAFVENQDIHTSTAMRVFGIENEADVDSNIRRQAKAVNFGIVYGISDYGLSQNLNITRKQAKEFIDRYFEKYPGIQQFMADIVEEAKEKGFVETLFHRRRYLPDITSSNFNLRSFAERTAINSPIQGSAADIIKVAMIRMEDEIEKRGLQAKMLLQVHDELIFECPEEEVAILEELVPQVMEHAVELSVPLIVDSNYGDSWYEAK from the coding sequence ATGGCAGAAAAAAAGAAATTATTATTATTAGACGGAAGCAGTTTGGCTTTTCGATCGTTCTACGGTTTATTAGATTTAAATCGTTTTAAAAATCAAAATGGCTTGCATACCAATGCCTTATTTGCTTTTAATCGCTTTTTAGATAAATTGTTAGAAACAGAAAATCCAACACATATGTTGGTTGCATTTGATGCAGGGAAAACAACTTTCCGTACAGAAGCTTACAAAGAATACAAGGGTGGCCGTCAATCGATGCCGTCAGAATTGGCTGAGCAATGGCCTTATTTTAAAGTATTAATTGATGCACTAGGAAGTAAAACCTATGAATTGGTTAATTACGAGGCTGATGATATTATCGGAACTTACGCAAGGCAAGCAGAAAAGCAAGGCTTTGATGTTGTTATTATAACTGGTGATAAAGATTTGACTCAATTAGCTTCAGACCAAACGCGAGTGGATATTACGGTTAAAGGAGTTTCTGAATTAAAGGCTTATACACCAGCTTCTATTCGAGAGGAAATGGGAATTGAGCCCCTTCAAATCATTGATCTAAAAGGCTTGATGGGCGATACATCGGATAATTATCCAGGTGTTAGAAAAGTTGGCGAAAAAACAGCCCTTAAATTAATCCATGAATACGGCTCAGTTGAAAACCTTTATGACCATATTGATGATATGAAAAAAAGTAAAATGAAGGAAAACCTTATTGAAGATAAGGACAACGCCTTCTTATCTAAGCAATTGGCAACCATTGATGTCACTACACCGGTTGAAATGGACCTTGAAGAACTAGCGCTTAGTGAGAAAGATCATGAGAAACTAGTAGCCTTTTACCGTGAAATGAACTTCAATAGTTTCTTAGACAATCTCGGTCATTCAGAAGAAGACCAGTCTGAAGCCTTTAAAGACATCCATTATGAACGTGTGGAAGACATTACAGATAAACATTTTAGCGATAAAATGGGTCTTTATGTTGAAATGCTAGACGACAATTACCACTACGGCAAAATGATAGGTGTGGCTTGGGGAGATGCCAATCATTTATATGTCGCGCCAATCGAACACATTTTAGAATCAGAAGCCTTTAAAAAATGGGCGGCAGATGATAGTAAAGAGAAACTTGTTTATGATGCCAAACGAACGATAGCGATGTTACACTATGGCGGTATTAGCTTAAGGGGCGTATCGTTTGATGTTTTATTAGCGTCGTACATTATTAATACCAATGATAGTGGCAGTGATATTGCAGCTGTTGCTCAAGAGTATAACTATACGGATGTTTCTTTTGATGAAACGATTTATGGTAAGGGTGCTAAGTTAGCTGTACCTGAAGATGAATCGGTTTTGTTTGAGCATTTAGCTCGAAAAGTTCAAGCTATCTTGAAACTAGAAGAACCGCTACAAATCGAACTAGAAAAAAACAATCAGCATGACCTTTATTTTGATATGGAATTACCACTTGCTAAAATTTTAGCCAAAATGGAATTAAGAGGAATTAAGGTAGAGCCAGAGAAATTGGAGAAAATGAAAGTAGAATTCTCTAAACGATTAGATGAAATGGAAGAAGCAATCTATGAAGAGGCTGGCGAACCCTTTAACGTCAATTCACCAAAGCAGTTAAGTGTTATTTTATTTGAAAAAATGGGACTGACACCAATTAAGAAAACGAAGACAGGTTTTTCAACAGCCGTTGATGTGTTAGAAAAATTAAGTGCGACAGCGCCTATCGCTCAAATGATATTAGATTATCGCCAGTTAGCTAAACTACAATCGACTTATGTGGAAGGGTTATTGAAGTTTATTAAAGCTGAAACAGGTAAGGTACATACACGTTATGTGCAAACATTAACCCAAACTGGACGGTTAAGTTCAACGGATCCTAACTTGCAGAATATTCCGATTCGCATGGAAGAGGGGCGTAAGATTCGCCAAGCCTTTGTGGCTGAAAAAGAAGGGTGGAAGATTTTTGCATCTGACTATTCTCAAATCGAATTGCGCGTATTGGCTCATATCTCAGGTGATGTTCATATGAAGGAAGCCTTCGTTGAAAATCAAGATATCCATACCTCAACTGCTATGCGTGTCTTTGGTATCGAAAATGAAGCGGATGTCGACAGCAATATTCGCCGCCAAGCAAAAGCTGTAAACTTTGGAATCGTTTATGGGATTAGTGATTATGGACTGTCACAAAACTTGAATATTACACGTAAACAGGCTAAAGAGTTTATTGACCGTTACTTTGAGAAATACCCAGGCATCCAACAATTTATGGCTGATATTGTTGAAGAAGCTAAGGAAAAAGGATTTGTGGAAACACTCTTCCACCGCAGACGTTACTTACCCGACATTACGAGTAGTAACTTCAACTTACGCTCATTCGCAGAACGAACTGCGATTAACTCGCCTATTCAAGGATCAGCAGCCGATATTATTAAAGTGGCAATGATTCGTATGGAAGATGAGATTGAAAAACGTGGCTTACAAGCAAAAATGCTCCTACAAGTACACGATGAGTTAATCTTTGAATGCCCTGAAGAAGAAGTGGCTATTTTAGAAGAGCTTGTCCCGCAAGTGATGGAGCATGCGGTTGAATTAAGTGTGCCGCTAATTGTCGATAGTAATTACGGTGATAGCTGGTACGAAGCAAAATAA
- the mutM gene encoding DNA-formamidopyrimidine glycosylase, producing the protein MPELPEVEVVRRGLNQTIAHSTISHVDVFWSRMITPPFSSEKFKDVLAGETIHTVERRGKYLIFLLDNWAMVSHLRMEGKYEVVDSKEDYKKHTHVVFHLSDGRDLRYLDVRKFGRFSLVPIDKQDDYEPFKKLGPEPTAESFRFSDFKQRLSRTSRAIKTVILDQHVVAGVGNIYADESLFEAGVNPQKPANELNETESRQLHQAIIAVIGRAVSAGGSTIRTYKNSFGEEGHFQIYLNVYGKKNQACPRCGTPIEKIKVGQRGTHFCPNCQYYASEQEGDK; encoded by the coding sequence ATGCCAGAACTTCCAGAAGTAGAAGTTGTTCGCAGAGGATTAAATCAAACGATTGCCCATTCGACGATTAGTCATGTGGATGTCTTTTGGAGTCGCATGATTACACCACCATTTTCATCTGAAAAATTTAAAGACGTATTAGCTGGTGAAACCATTCATACGGTTGAGAGACGAGGCAAATATTTGATTTTCCTATTGGATAACTGGGCTATGGTTTCTCATTTGAGAATGGAAGGCAAATACGAAGTCGTTGACAGTAAGGAAGACTATAAAAAGCATACCCATGTGGTTTTTCATCTAAGTGACGGCAGGGATTTGCGTTACCTTGATGTGAGGAAATTTGGTCGTTTTTCACTTGTACCCATTGATAAGCAAGATGATTACGAACCCTTTAAAAAATTAGGTCCAGAACCAACAGCAGAAAGTTTCCGTTTTTCAGATTTTAAACAGCGCTTATCTCGTACTAGTCGTGCCATTAAAACGGTTATTTTAGACCAGCACGTGGTGGCAGGTGTCGGCAATATTTATGCGGATGAATCGTTATTTGAAGCAGGTGTTAATCCTCAAAAACCAGCCAACGAGTTGAATGAAACAGAAAGTCGGCAACTTCATCAAGCTATTATAGCGGTTATTGGCCGGGCTGTTTCAGCAGGCGGTTCGACCATCCGAACCTATAAAAACAGCTTTGGTGAAGAAGGGCATTTCCAAATTTATTTAAATGTTTATGGGAAAAAGAATCAAGCTTGTCCACGTTGCGGCACGCCAATTGAAAAAATAAAAGTCGGCCAAAGAGGCACTCATTTTTGTCCCAACTGCCAGTATTACGCTAGTGAACAAGAGGGGGACAAGTAA
- the coaE gene encoding dephospho-CoA kinase (Dephospho-CoA kinase (CoaE) performs the final step in coenzyme A biosynthesis.), producing the protein MFVLGLTGCIATGKSSVSRYLASKGIALVDADIGARQVVEIGSPGLQAIADYFGPDVLLEDGSLNRKKLGSLIFSDSEKRAALDGLLDGYIRQWMRDQIDFHRQNGVDLLVLDIPLLFEAGYEPLCDAIMVVYTPKELQCQRLMQRDDLTKAQAIDRMNSQLSIEIKKEKADIVIDNSGDLAETYLQVDQWLAKRAVEN; encoded by the coding sequence ATGTTTGTACTTGGTTTGACAGGCTGTATCGCAACTGGGAAATCAAGCGTATCGCGCTACTTAGCCTCTAAAGGAATAGCCCTTGTAGATGCTGATATAGGAGCTCGCCAAGTGGTTGAAATAGGTAGTCCTGGCTTACAGGCCATTGCTGACTATTTTGGTCCAGACGTGTTGTTGGAGGATGGCAGTTTAAATCGAAAAAAATTAGGCAGCCTTATTTTTTCAGATTCTGAAAAAAGAGCAGCCCTCGATGGCTTATTGGACGGGTATATCCGCCAATGGATGCGTGATCAAATTGATTTTCATCGTCAAAATGGCGTTGATTTATTAGTATTAGATATTCCGCTCTTATTTGAAGCAGGCTACGAGCCTCTATGTGACGCTATTATGGTTGTTTATACGCCAAAGGAGTTACAGTGTCAGCGTTTGATGCAACGTGATGACTTAACCAAAGCTCAAGCCATTGACCGCATGAACAGCCAACTATCGATAGAGATAAAAAAAGAAAAAGCAGATATTGTCATTGATAATAGTGGCGATTTGGCAGAAACCTACTTACAAGTTGATCAATGGCTAGCTAAAAGAGCTGTTGAAAACTAG
- the nrdR gene encoding transcriptional regulator NrdR, giving the protein MQCPKCHYNGSRVVDSRPIDDNNSIRRRRECESCHHRFTTFERIEQSPLLVIKKNGTREEFSREKLLRGLVRSCEKRPIALEQLEDLVNTVEKEIRSQGENEISSLEIGKYVMDELVKIDDVAYIRFASVYRQFSDRQTFLDELKKLEKKEPREADAPASGQDGEDS; this is encoded by the coding sequence ATGCAATGTCCAAAATGTCATTATAATGGAAGTCGGGTTGTGGACAGCCGCCCCATCGATGATAATAACTCGATTCGTCGCAGACGTGAATGTGAGAGTTGCCACCATCGTTTTACAACATTTGAACGAATTGAACAATCACCATTATTGGTTATTAAAAAGAACGGCACACGTGAAGAATTTAGCCGTGAAAAATTGTTACGTGGTCTCGTGCGGTCGTGTGAGAAACGCCCAATTGCACTGGAACAATTAGAAGACTTAGTCAATACCGTTGAAAAAGAAATCCGCTCACAAGGTGAGAATGAAATTTCATCTCTAGAGATTGGCAAGTATGTGATGGATGAATTGGTAAAAATTGACGATGTTGCTTACATTCGATTCGCCAGTGTTTACCGCCAATTTTCAGACCGTCAAACCTTTTTAGATGAGCTGAAAAAATTGGAAAAGAAAGAACCTCGTGAAGCGGATGCCCCAGCATCAGGGCAAGATGGAGAGGATTCTTAA
- a CDS encoding replication initiation and membrane attachment family protein: MTYPWKELSPKDPLTVRQTAFISDSDKTIVTFLYQPIIGPHAYSLYMLLLAEVAGGLYKSEDRLHADLLSTLGLGIPELYQARVRLEAIGLLNTYLKKEGDKHYLYEPCPPLTSKQFFEDDLMRLLLMEYVGENKLRLLQEKFTYPLVDQAHFQKITKSFLDVYDLSSQAYSNKAQVLPQGQAYLQAKNGQSPKLSTATFDFQLLKQFLQKEFFNQDALTDEVQSAIVVYHHMYGLDEMAMANHLLRAANLETGHINLRELEKSVLDARDQPVHPAMPLQDKVMSTIEKQSQKADDRKKELTQAGYTPAEIALVLQSERMTPMAFINGIKKQKNGTVTSAEKKLVSVLLADHKLEPAVLNMLIYYSLVIQKHPTLVKNIVEAIANDWTQSNVTKPEQAIEKTKQFVGQKKAAAEKREENRSARYYGKNVVRKVEKLPDWAKDNQGPVTEELLPEDVQKKFNERLKKFRNSGKAGDS; encoded by the coding sequence ATGACTTATCCTTGGAAAGAATTAAGCCCAAAAGACCCATTGACGGTTCGCCAAACTGCCTTTATTTCTGATAGTGATAAAACGATAGTCACATTCTTATATCAACCTATTATCGGGCCTCATGCTTATAGTTTATATATGCTGTTGTTAGCCGAAGTGGCGGGTGGCCTTTATAAGAGTGAAGACCGCCTTCATGCTGATTTGTTGAGCACATTAGGGCTAGGTATTCCAGAGCTTTATCAGGCTCGGGTTCGTTTGGAAGCCATTGGATTATTAAATACCTATCTTAAAAAAGAGGGCGATAAGCATTATCTTTATGAACCATGCCCACCTCTGACGAGTAAGCAATTTTTTGAAGATGATTTAATGCGTCTATTGTTAATGGAATATGTGGGAGAGAACAAACTACGATTACTACAAGAAAAGTTTACTTATCCACTCGTTGATCAAGCACATTTTCAAAAGATTACGAAGTCATTTTTAGATGTCTATGATTTATCGAGTCAAGCTTATAGCAATAAAGCTCAAGTATTGCCACAAGGGCAGGCTTATCTACAAGCTAAAAATGGCCAATCACCTAAACTAAGTACAGCGACATTTGATTTTCAATTGTTAAAGCAATTCTTACAAAAGGAATTTTTTAACCAGGACGCTTTAACAGACGAGGTTCAATCTGCCATAGTCGTTTATCACCACATGTATGGTCTGGATGAAATGGCAATGGCGAACCACTTACTTCGTGCAGCTAACTTGGAAACAGGTCACATTAACTTAAGAGAACTCGAAAAAAGTGTTTTAGATGCGAGAGACCAGCCTGTTCATCCTGCTATGCCACTGCAAGATAAGGTGATGTCAACGATTGAGAAACAGAGCCAGAAAGCTGATGACCGCAAAAAAGAATTAACACAAGCGGGTTATACACCGGCGGAAATCGCGTTAGTTCTCCAAAGCGAACGCATGACACCGATGGCTTTTATTAACGGGATAAAGAAGCAAAAAAATGGAACTGTTACGTCTGCTGAGAAGAAATTAGTGTCTGTCTTACTAGCAGACCACAAATTAGAGCCAGCTGTTTTGAATATGCTTATTTATTATTCCTTAGTCATTCAAAAGCACCCGACTTTGGTGAAAAATATCGTTGAGGCGATTGCCAATGACTGGACACAGTCTAATGTGACTAAACCTGAGCAAGCTATTGAAAAAACCAAACAGTTTGTAGGTCAGAAAAAAGCTGCTGCAGAAAAACGAGAAGAAAATCGCTCAGCCCGTTACTACGGTAAAAATGTGGTTCGAAAGGTTGAGAAATTACCTGATTGGGCCAAAGACAATCAAGGTCCTGTTACGGAAGAATTATTACCAGAAGACGTTCAGAAGAAATTTAATGAACGATTGAAGAAATTTAGAAATAGTGGAAAGGCAGGGGATTCATGA
- the dnaI gene encoding primosomal protein DnaI — MDHVGKGFRNYMNRPGNSEKFEQMVQSILADSDVQLFLSKHEDQLSQAMVTNSYSKLHEFVQEKRKLARGEDGQNPGYIPELAINAGYIDVVYKPSPDTIRKEREKELRSRINSINISKDARSATMEKFLQTSDRMEVLELAFNFVEAYHENPKDHHQALYLHGPFGVGKTYLLGAIAYELSLHGHLTTLMHYPTFTQEMKASIADQTVQEKLTIIKNSEILMLDDIGAEVNSTWIRDEVLGVILQHRMQEKLPTFFSSNLTFEELEHHLRIGNRGEDEPIKAKRLMERVKYLSQQVTMTGKNRRLES, encoded by the coding sequence ATGGATCATGTGGGAAAAGGATTTCGAAATTATATGAACCGTCCCGGTAACAGTGAAAAATTTGAACAAATGGTTCAATCCATTCTTGCCGACTCCGATGTTCAACTCTTTTTGTCTAAACATGAAGACCAATTATCGCAAGCAATGGTAACCAATAGTTACTCAAAATTGCATGAATTTGTTCAAGAAAAAAGAAAGTTAGCAAGAGGGGAAGACGGGCAAAATCCTGGTTATATCCCTGAACTTGCGATTAATGCGGGCTATATTGATGTGGTTTATAAACCAAGTCCAGATACGATACGTAAGGAACGTGAGAAAGAATTGCGCAGTCGTATTAACTCGATTAATATCTCTAAGGACGCGCGTTCTGCCACCATGGAGAAGTTTTTACAGACTTCTGATAGAATGGAAGTTTTGGAATTAGCTTTTAATTTCGTTGAAGCCTATCATGAAAATCCTAAAGACCACCACCAAGCTCTTTATTTACACGGACCATTTGGTGTTGGAAAAACCTATCTACTTGGGGCAATTGCCTACGAATTATCCTTGCATGGGCATTTAACGACCTTAATGCATTACCCAACCTTTACTCAAGAGATGAAGGCCTCAATCGCTGATCAAACCGTTCAGGAGAAACTAACGATTATTAAGAACAGCGAAATATTGATGCTGGATGATATTGGCGCTGAAGTCAATTCAACTTGGATTCGTGATGAAGTGTTAGGTGTTATTCTGCAGCACCGTATGCAAGAAAAATTACCGACTTTCTTTTCTTCGAATTTAACCTTTGAAGAATTGGAACACCATTTACGAATCGGGAACCGTGGTGAAGATGAACCGATTAAGGCAAAACGCTTAATGGAACGGGTGAAATACTTGTCTCAGCAAGTTACTATGACGGGTAAAAACCGCCGCTTGGAATCTTAA
- the thrS gene encoding threonine--tRNA ligase — MAEIKITFPDGNVKSFEQGVTVEEVAKSISNSLAKKALAGKLNGELIDYTRAIEEDGALEIVTADHEDALGILRHSTAHLMAHALTRLFPGIHFGVGPAIETGFYYDTDMAEQLTEEQLPLVEEEMKKIIRENYPIVRREVSRQEALDLFKADPYKVELITALPEDEVITVYTQEDFTDLCRGVHVPSTGKIQIFKLLSLAGAYWRGNSDNKMMQRVYGTAFFDKKALAEFLKMREEAKARDHRKLGKELDLFMISPEVGSGLPFWLPKGATIRRTLERYIVDKEVSLGYQHVYTPIMANVDLYKTSGHWDHYHEDMFPPMDMGDGEMLVLRPMNCPHHMMVYKNDVHSYRELPIRIAELGMMHRYEKSGALSGLQRVREMTLNDAHVFVRPDQIKEEFKRTLELTLEVYKDFSITDYRFRLSYRDPEDKEKYFDDDDMWNKAESMLKEAMDEMGLEYFEAVGEAAFYGPKLDVQFKTAIGLEETMSTIQLDFLLPERFDLTYVGEDGENNHRPVVIHRGVISTMERFVAYLIEEYKGAFPTWLAPVQATIIPVNLDLHADKAYELKAEMARLGMRVEVDDRNEKMGYKIRASQTQKIPYQIVIGDKEVEENTVTVRRYGSKDMNTLSKAEYLESVVDEIRNFK, encoded by the coding sequence ATGGCAGAAATTAAAATTACTTTTCCAGATGGCAATGTAAAGTCATTTGAACAAGGTGTGACTGTTGAAGAAGTCGCAAAAAGCATTAGTAATAGCTTAGCTAAAAAAGCTTTGGCTGGTAAATTAAATGGCGAATTGATTGATTACACACGCGCAATTGAAGAAGATGGGGCACTTGAAATTGTGACAGCTGACCATGAAGATGCGCTTGGTATTTTGCGCCACTCAACAGCTCACTTGATGGCCCATGCCCTAACACGTCTGTTCCCAGGTATCCACTTTGGCGTAGGTCCAGCAATTGAAACTGGGTTCTACTATGACACTGATATGGCTGAGCAATTAACTGAAGAACAGTTACCGTTAGTTGAAGAGGAAATGAAAAAGATTATCCGCGAAAATTACCCAATTGTTCGCAGAGAAGTGAGTCGTCAAGAAGCACTTGATTTATTTAAAGCAGATCCTTATAAAGTTGAATTAATTACAGCTTTGCCTGAAGATGAAGTCATTACTGTTTATACTCAAGAAGACTTTACCGACCTGTGTCGTGGTGTTCATGTTCCGTCGACAGGGAAAATCCAAATCTTTAAATTACTATCATTAGCTGGTGCATACTGGCGTGGAAACTCAGACAACAAAATGATGCAACGTGTATACGGAACAGCATTCTTTGATAAAAAAGCGTTAGCTGAGTTCTTGAAAATGCGTGAAGAAGCTAAAGCCCGTGACCACCGTAAATTAGGTAAAGAGCTTGACTTGTTTATGATTTCGCCAGAAGTAGGATCAGGCTTGCCATTCTGGTTACCAAAAGGGGCAACGATTCGTCGTACATTAGAACGTTATATTGTCGATAAAGAAGTGAGCTTAGGTTACCAACACGTTTACACACCAATTATGGCGAATGTTGATTTATATAAAACATCTGGTCACTGGGATCACTACCATGAAGATATGTTCCCACCAATGGATATGGGTGACGGCGAAATGCTAGTGCTACGCCCAATGAACTGCCCACACCATATGATGGTTTATAAAAATGATGTTCACAGCTACCGCGAATTGCCAATTCGAATTGCTGAACTAGGTATGATGCACCGTTATGAAAAATCAGGCGCATTGTCTGGTTTACAACGTGTGCGTGAAATGACATTGAATGATGCTCACGTTTTTGTTCGCCCTGATCAAATCAAGGAAGAATTTAAACGCACACTTGAATTAACATTAGAAGTTTACAAAGACTTCAGTATTACAGACTATCGCTTCCGCTTGAGCTACCGCGATCCTGAAGACAAAGAAAAATACTTTGACGATGATGACATGTGGAACAAAGCAGAGAGCATGTTAAAAGAAGCTATGGATGAAATGGGACTGGAGTATTTTGAAGCAGTAGGCGAAGCAGCCTTCTACGGTCCTAAATTAGACGTTCAATTCAAGACTGCTATCGGCCTTGAAGAAACAATGTCGACAATTCAATTAGACTTCCTATTACCAGAACGCTTCGATTTAACTTATGTTGGCGAAGATGGTGAAAATAACCACCGTCCCGTTGTTATCCACCGTGGGGTTATTTCAACAATGGAACGTTTTGTAGCTTACTTGATTGAAGAATACAAGGGTGCTTTCCCAACATGGTTGGCTCCTGTTCAAGCAACAATCATTCCGGTTAACTTAGATCTTCATGCTGATAAAGCTTATGAATTGAAAGCTGAAATGGCGCGTCTAGGCATGCGAGTAGAGGTTGATGATCGTAACGAAAAAATGGGATATAAGATTCGTGCATCACAAACGCAAAAAATTCCATACCAAATCGTTATTGGTGATAAAGAAGTAGAAGAAAATACAGTAACTGTTCGTCGTTATGGTTCAAAAGACATGAATACTCTATCAAAAGCTGAATATTTAGAATCTGTTGTGGACGAAATTAGAAATTTCAAATAA
- a CDS encoding amidohydrolase, with product MLRDKLMKRLTEREEEMIALRRHFHENAEISHHEFQTAETIAAFYEGKDVHIQRNVGNGVGIVVTIEGKSPGKKIGLRADFDALPIEEETGLPFSSKNPGAMHACGHDGHTAYLMILADSLIELKGEWSGTVKIVHQHAEEEPPSGGKSIAESGVLDDLDEIYGIHFFPNFDVGEINYTSGWAFAGCSDLSIKIKGKGGHGSMPHLSNDAIVAASSLVMNLQTVVSRRVNPYDMAVVTIGSFEGVGASNVIKDSLILRGDARYMDVEVGKQIEKEIRHLLRGLEESFGVETEFEYLWDYPPVYNHPEQTEKVVAVLEKYGVGDYMDKVVAGPASNGAEDFGQYLLKIPGSFVNVGCKPDTEDYYMNHHPKFDLNEKALLVAAKAVGDIALSVLGEQD from the coding sequence GTGTTACGAGATAAATTAATGAAACGCTTGACTGAGCGAGAAGAAGAAATGATTGCATTGCGTCGTCATTTTCATGAGAATGCGGAGATTTCTCACCACGAATTTCAAACAGCAGAAACGATTGCTGCTTTTTATGAAGGGAAAGATGTCCATATTCAACGTAATGTTGGGAATGGTGTTGGAATCGTTGTAACGATTGAAGGAAAGTCTCCAGGTAAAAAAATTGGTTTACGAGCAGATTTTGATGCTCTTCCAATAGAAGAAGAAACAGGTTTGCCTTTTTCATCTAAAAATCCGGGTGCGATGCATGCTTGTGGCCATGATGGGCATACGGCTTATTTAATGATTTTGGCGGATAGCTTGATTGAATTAAAGGGTGAATGGTCAGGAACGGTTAAGATTGTCCACCAACATGCTGAAGAAGAACCACCATCCGGCGGTAAGAGTATTGCTGAGTCAGGTGTCTTAGATGACTTAGACGAAATTTATGGTATCCATTTCTTCCCAAATTTTGACGTTGGTGAAATCAATTATACAAGCGGCTGGGCATTTGCTGGCTGTAGCGATTTATCAATTAAGATTAAAGGTAAGGGCGGTCATGGTTCAATGCCGCATTTAAGTAATGATGCTATTGTTGCAGCCTCATCATTAGTAATGAATTTACAAACGGTTGTTTCTCGCCGTGTTAATCCTTACGATATGGCCGTTGTTACGATAGGTTCGTTTGAAGGAGTAGGCGCAAGTAACGTCATTAAAGATAGCCTGATTCTTCGTGGCGATGCGCGCTATATGGATGTTGAAGTCGGTAAGCAAATCGAGAAGGAAATCAGACATTTACTTCGCGGTTTGGAAGAAAGTTTCGGCGTTGAAACAGAATTTGAATACTTATGGGACTATCCACCTGTTTACAACCATCCTGAGCAAACAGAAAAAGTTGTTGCAGTTTTAGAAAAATATGGTGTAGGCGACTACATGGATAAGGTTGTAGCGGGACCTGCTTCAAATGGAGCAGAGGACTTTGGTCAATACTTATTAAAAATACCGGGATCATTTGTTAATGTGGGTTGTAAACCAGACACAGAAGACTACTACATGAACCACCATCCGAAATTTGATTTAAATGAAAAAGCTCTCTTAGTTGCTGCAAAAGCAGTAGGTGATATTGCCTTAAGTGTTTTAGGGGAACAAGATTAA